Proteins found in one Takifugu flavidus isolate HTHZ2018 chromosome 7, ASM371156v2, whole genome shotgun sequence genomic segment:
- the mfsd8l1 gene encoding major facilitator superfamily domain-containing protein 8 has protein sequence MDDQKKRKLTFFTIGLIFLLSGVEYAVILPTVWRYLQTLEAPPYFLGLALSAFSFSGLLSGPIFGHWSDRTRTTKKIILFANLFEILGNFMYFMGFSKWLLLSSRLVAGIGTGAGSSIFGFLTRSTAPEDRATVFAAVMACRQAGLLIGPAFNIFLRLCDFHLGPFVVNKYTAPGLFMCVLWFLLQLVVIFLYWDLPLQESAKVKERVLHGGTDAEDGKGREEEEEEDTDEEKPLITSQELVGSYGSVVPANSQTALNASLNHTSPPSPKPQVSYTSSGPGFFSSREFLREEVIVLLAAQFITLFNQTALETMVTPLTQKFFGYGELENSIMYCLCGIEVIAGFLFVRWLSRRVAERVVLAIGLAICNVSGIWCLIFMAKPLGDFTWMLTEFIIGVFLQVLGLPFVAVAQVSLFSKVTAEKTQGLSQGVRRSVGGLATILGPLWAGGLTDNLYIMMGVMMALLALLMIMLAFSYNRLVAPATEEHVDNSDNSSLS, from the exons ATGGATGatcagaagaagagaaagcTGACGTTCTTTACCATCGGTCTGATTTTTCTGCTAAGCGGCGTGGAATATG ctgtaATATTGCCTACAGTATGGAGGTACTTGCAGACTTTAGAGGCTCCTCCCTACTTTCTGGGATTAGCCCTGTCAGCATTCAGCTTTAGTGGCCTCCTATCCGGACCAATTTTTGGCCACTGGTCCGACAGAACCAGGACTACCAAGAAGATCATTTTATTTGCCAACCTTTTTGAAATACTAG GTAATTTCATGTACTTTATGGGCTTCTCCAAGTGGCTTTTGCTGTCAAGCAGGTTGGTGGCAG GCATTGGCACGGGTGCGGGCTCGTCCATCTTTGGCTTCTTGACCAGAAGCACTGCCCCCGAGGACCGGGCCACTGTATTTGCTGCTGTGATGGCATGTCGACAAGCTGGCCTTCTGATTG GACCAGCATTTAACATCTTTTTAAGGCTGTGTGACTTCCACCTTGGTCCCTTTGTGGTCAATAAATATACGGCACCAGGG CTGTTCATGTGCGTGCTGTGGTTTCTCCTTCAACTGGTCGTGATCTTCCTGTACTGGGACCTTCCGCTTCAAGAGAGTGCAAAGGTCAAAGAGAGGGTTCTGCACGGTGGCACAGATGCTGAGGACGGCAAAGGccgagaagaagaagaagaagaagacactGACGAGGAAAAGCCGCTGATCACCTCCCAGGAGCTGGTGGGCTCCTATGGCTCTGTTGTACCAGCCAACAGCCAGACGGCCTTAAACGCATCGTTGAATCACACCTCCCCGCCCTCCCCAAAGCCACAAGTCTCCTATACATCTTCCGGTCCTGGTTTCTTCTCATCGCGAG AGTTCCTGAGAGAGGAGGTGATCGTGCTTCTGGCTGCCCAGTTCATCACACTCTTCAATCAGACGGCACTGGAG ACTATGGTGACTCCGCTCACCCAGAAGTTCTTTGGATACGGGGAGCTGGAGAACAGCATCATGTACTGCCTCTGCGGCATAGAGGTGATCGCCGGCTTCCTGTTTGTGCGCTGGCTGAGCCGCCGCGTGGCCGAGCGGGTCGTGCTGGCCATTGGCTTGGCAATCTGTAACGTCTCTGGCATCTGGTGCCTCATCTTCATGGCTAAGCCTTTAG GTGACTTCACGTGGATGCTGACTGAGTTCATCATCGGagtgtttctgcaggttttggGCTTGCCGTTTGTGGCGGTGGCACAGGTCTCGCTCTTCTCCAAGGTCACTGCGGAGAAAACACAAG GTCTCAGTCAGGGAGTGCGACGCTCTGTGGGAGGACTGGCGACCATCCTGGGCCCTCTCTGGGCCGGAGGTCTGACGGATAACCTGTACATCATGATGGGGGTGATGATGGCTCTGCTGGCACTACTAATG ATAATGCTGGCTTTCTCATATAACCGCCTGGTTGCTCCAGCAACAGAAGAGCACGTGGACAATTCGGACAACAGTAGTTTATCCTGA
- the polr2h gene encoding DNA-directed RNA polymerases I, II, and III subunit RPABC3, whose product MAGILFEDIFDVKDIDPDGKKFDRVSRLHCESESFKMDLILDVNIQIYPVDLGDKFRLVIASTLYEDGTPDDGEYNPTDDRPSRADQFDYVMYGKVYKIEGDETSTEAATRLSAYISYGGLLMRLQGDANNLHGFEVDSRVYLLMKKLAF is encoded by the exons ATGGCTGGAATTCTGTTTGAGGATATCTTCGATGTAAAAGATATCGATCCTGATGGCAAAAAGTTTGACAGAG TGTCTCGTCTACATTGTGAAAGTGAATCCTTTAAGATGGACCTCATCTTGGACGTAAATATTCAGATATATCCAGTTGATCTCG GTGATAAATTCAGACTGGTAATTGCCAGCACATTATATGAAGATGGAACGCCTGATGATGGAGAGTACAACCCTACAGATGATCGACCATCGAG AGCTGACCAGTTTGATTATGTGATGTATGGGAAGGTTTACAAGATAGAGGGCGATGAGACGTCCACAGAAGCAGCCACCCGTCT ctCTGCTTACATTTCTTACGGCGGCCTCCTCATGAGGCTGCAGGGTGATGCCAACAACCTTCACGGTTTCGAGGTGGACTCCAGAGTCTACCTTCTCATGAAGAAACTGGCCTTCTAA